The Punica granatum isolate Tunisia-2019 chromosome 4, ASM765513v2, whole genome shotgun sequence genome has a window encoding:
- the LOC116204481 gene encoding plant cysteine oxidase 4-like isoform X1, which yields MERTKVQRLYDACNAVFCAHQQAGEAGRYLPSFRQIHSLKNLLSAYICRTDMPEIVCNRLADTIEAVDVGIDEYGGGSPSPSSSPDSSKELIRAQAIDKITYIHIHECDNFSIGMFCFPAGGTFPLHDHPGMTVLSKLLYGSMYVKAYDWVKFDTSNYRTIGLAGKVMDGVMETPCEPSVLFPRSGGNIHAFTALTPCAILDVLSPPYSDELDRPSTYFLDYPIPSLPGYAVLEERDVPEELVVAGAPYLGPPIVTKEDPCFLQDYRP from the exons ATGGAGAGAACCAAAGTTCAGAGGCTTTACGATGCTTGTAACGCTGTCTTTTGTGCTCATCAGCAGGCCGGGGAGGCCGGCCGGTACCTCCCCTCATTCCGACAGATTCACTCCCTCAAAAATCTCCTCA GCGCATACATATGTAGAACTGACATGCCAGAGATTGTCTGTAATCGACTTGCAGACACGATTGAGGCCGTAGACGTTGGGATAGATGAGTATGGTGGCGGATCACCCTCACCTTCTTCCAGCCCTGACTCGAGCAAGGAGCTAATACGTGCGCAAGCAATCGACAAGATCACTTACATTCACATCCACGAGTGCGACAATTTCTCG ATTGGGATGTTCTGCTTCCCGGCTGGAGGGACGTTTCCTCTGCACGATCACCCGGGAATGACAGTGCTCAGCAAGCTCCTCTACGGATCGATGTACGTAAAAGCCTACGACTGGGTTAAATTCGACACCTCCAACTACCGAACAA TTGGATTGGCGGGAAAGGTAATGGACGGGGTGATGGAGACGCCCTGTGAGCCATCCGTACTGTTCCCGAGGAGCGGAGGGAACATTCACGCCTTCACCGCCTTGACTCCTTGCGCTATACTGGACGTCTTATCTCCGCCGTACTCCGATGAGCTCGACCGCCCCTCCACTTACTTTCTCGACTATCCCATTCCCTCCCTCCCTG GTTATGCCGTGCTCGAGGAGAGGGACGTGCCGGAAGAATTAGTAGTGGCTGGAGCACCGTATCTTGGTCCACCAATTGTCACCAAAGAGGACCCGTGTTTTCTACAGGATTATCGGCCTTAG
- the LOC116204481 gene encoding plant cysteine oxidase 1-like isoform X2: MERTKVQRLYDACNAVFCAHQQAGEAGRYLPSFRQIHSLKNLLNTIEAVDVGIDEYGGGSPSPSSSPDSSKELIRAQAIDKITYIHIHECDNFSIGMFCFPAGGTFPLHDHPGMTVLSKLLYGSMYVKAYDWVKFDTSNYRTIGLAGKVMDGVMETPCEPSVLFPRSGGNIHAFTALTPCAILDVLSPPYSDELDRPSTYFLDYPIPSLPGYAVLEERDVPEELVVAGAPYLGPPIVTKEDPCFLQDYRP; the protein is encoded by the exons ATGGAGAGAACCAAAGTTCAGAGGCTTTACGATGCTTGTAACGCTGTCTTTTGTGCTCATCAGCAGGCCGGGGAGGCCGGCCGGTACCTCCCCTCATTCCGACAGATTCACTCCCTCAAAAATCTCCTCA ACACGATTGAGGCCGTAGACGTTGGGATAGATGAGTATGGTGGCGGATCACCCTCACCTTCTTCCAGCCCTGACTCGAGCAAGGAGCTAATACGTGCGCAAGCAATCGACAAGATCACTTACATTCACATCCACGAGTGCGACAATTTCTCG ATTGGGATGTTCTGCTTCCCGGCTGGAGGGACGTTTCCTCTGCACGATCACCCGGGAATGACAGTGCTCAGCAAGCTCCTCTACGGATCGATGTACGTAAAAGCCTACGACTGGGTTAAATTCGACACCTCCAACTACCGAACAA TTGGATTGGCGGGAAAGGTAATGGACGGGGTGATGGAGACGCCCTGTGAGCCATCCGTACTGTTCCCGAGGAGCGGAGGGAACATTCACGCCTTCACCGCCTTGACTCCTTGCGCTATACTGGACGTCTTATCTCCGCCGTACTCCGATGAGCTCGACCGCCCCTCCACTTACTTTCTCGACTATCCCATTCCCTCCCTCCCTG GTTATGCCGTGCTCGAGGAGAGGGACGTGCCGGAAGAATTAGTAGTGGCTGGAGCACCGTATCTTGGTCCACCAATTGTCACCAAAGAGGACCCGTGTTTTCTACAGGATTATCGGCCTTAG